A genome region from Hevea brasiliensis isolate MT/VB/25A 57/8 chromosome 9, ASM3005281v1, whole genome shotgun sequence includes the following:
- the LOC110643299 gene encoding uncharacterized protein LOC110643299 isoform X2: MKIVLGAKNKLGFVNAKIEAPEEGSEGFERWKRCDCMVASWLWNSIAKDLVGVFLYATSSKELWDEISERFGGSNGPMIYQIKRRIALLMQEGLSIASYYTKLKELWDELENIRAIPSCTCGSVKISTEVHNCDKLMQFLMGLNGAYDQDQKTKAVVAIGKEHEGLHILDKSSFLSSAIQFYHSKVKHLLDSLALNSVNTSFSSVSINKENFQLFNSA, from the exons ATGAAGATTGTTCTTGGTGCCAAAAACAAATTAGGTTTTGTTAATGCCAAAATTGAAGCTCCAGAGGAAGGATCTGAGGGGTTTGAAAGATGGAAGAGGTGTGACTGCATGGTCGCATCCTGGTTGTGGAACTCTATTGCAAAGGATCTGGTTGGGGTATTTCTCTATGCGACGTCCTCGAAGGAGCTATGGGATGAAATTTCAGAGAGGTTCGGTGGGAGTAACGGGCCAATGATATATCAGATCAAGAGAAGGATAGCGTTACTGATGCAAGAAGGATTATCCATTGCCAGTTATTATACAAAATTGAAGGAACTTTGGGATGAACTGGAAAATATTAGAGCAATTCCATCATGTACATGTGGATCTGTGAAGATTTCAACAGAGGTGCATAACTGTGATAAGTTGATGCAATTTCTTATGGGGCTTAATGGTGCCTATGATCAG GACCAGAAGACTAAAGCAGTGGTAGCCATTGGGAAAGAGCATGAAGGACTTCACATTCTGGATAAGTCTAGTTTTCTTTCATCCGCCATTCAGTTTTATCATTCAAAAGTAAAACATTTGCTTGATTCCCTTGCTTTGAACTCTGTAAATACCAGCTTCTCTAGTGTGAGTATTAATAAAGAGAATTTTCAGTTGTTCAATTCTGCTTAA
- the LOC110643299 gene encoding uncharacterized protein LOC110643299 isoform X1: MKIVLGAKNKLGFVNAKIEAPEEGSEGFERWKRCDCMVASWLWNSIAKDLVGVFLYATSSKELWDEISERFGGSNGPMIYQIKRRIALLMQEGLSIASYYTKLKELWDELENIRAIPSCTCGSVKISTEVHNCDKLMQFLMGLNGAYDQVRSQILLHDPLPSVIKAYSMVLRIETPREVQLNIAKTVDATALVVKSQGTRKDFKKYDPRKGHCNYCNMDGHTRAGCFKLIGYPEWFKAKNKNQSSHQQNKIVAQVESKVQSADHFVSDSPWDKGYFTEMSKYEDLSISWRVYKWKCKEWPKGSP; encoded by the coding sequence ATGAAGATTGTTCTTGGTGCCAAAAACAAATTAGGTTTTGTTAATGCCAAAATTGAAGCTCCAGAGGAAGGATCTGAGGGGTTTGAAAGATGGAAGAGGTGTGACTGCATGGTCGCATCCTGGTTGTGGAACTCTATTGCAAAGGATCTGGTTGGGGTATTTCTCTATGCGACGTCCTCGAAGGAGCTATGGGATGAAATTTCAGAGAGGTTCGGTGGGAGTAACGGGCCAATGATATATCAGATCAAGAGAAGGATAGCGTTACTGATGCAAGAAGGATTATCCATTGCCAGTTATTATACAAAATTGAAGGAACTTTGGGATGAACTGGAAAATATTAGAGCAATTCCATCATGTACATGTGGATCTGTGAAGATTTCAACAGAGGTGCATAACTGTGATAAGTTGATGCAATTTCTTATGGGGCTTAATGGTGCCTATGATCAGGTAAGAAGCCAAATCCTCCTTCATGATCCCTTACCAAGTGTAATCAAAGCCTATtctatggttttgaggattgaaaCCCCTAGAGAGGTTCAATTGAATATTGCTAAAACTGTAGATGCAACAGCTCTAGTTGTGAAATCACAAGGAACTCGAAAAGATTTTAAGAAGTATGATCCTAGAAAAGGTCATTGTAATTACTGCAATATGGATGGGCATACTAGGGCTGGTTGTTTCAAATTGATTGGGTATCCGGAGTGGTTTAAAGCTAAAAACAAGAATCAGAGTTCACATCAACAGAACAAAATAGTTGCACAAGTTGAAAGTAAAGTGCAATCTGCTGACCATTTTGTTTCTGATTCGCCTTGGGATAAAGGTTATTTTACTGAGATGAGCAAATATGAAGATCTTAGTATAAGCTGGAGAGTTTACAAATGGAAATGCAAAGAATGGCCAAAGGGAAGTCCATAG